GCGTCGGCCTCGGCACCGAGCAGCGAGTTGATGAACGTTGCGAGGAGCTCGCGCATCAGGTCCGGGGACGCCTGGGCGAGTTGCTCGTGGAGGAACTCGCCCGGGTCGAGCGTCTTGATCAGGGCAGGGTCGACCTGGTTGATACTGGATGAAGCGGTCATCGTGATGGCTCCGTTCGAGAGTGCTGTGAGAGGTTCACTCGAAGGATTCACCCGGTGGCCGCGCCTACGTTGGAGGCACGCGCTCACTCAGGTCGTCGTACACCACTCTGCTGGACTCCGCTCGACCCCCATCTCCGGGTCAGCTCAGCGGCGCGTGTCGCCTACCCCCACCGCAAGTACCAAGGGCCCCATTTCCTACACGACCACAGCGACTTCCGAGGGCTAGTGGTGCGCGTCGTAAGTTCCTGAACGGTTTGTGATCTGAAATCATGGCGGGGTGGCGAACCACCCTGCTCCTGCCCTGGCCCTGCGTGATGGCGATCGTGAAGAACTCGATGCGTGGCTGCGGTCGAGGTCGGTCTCAGCGGGACTGGCGAAGCGGGCTCGGATGATCCTGCTGGCCGCAGATGGGGTCGCCAATCAGGAGATCGCCGACCGTGTGGGCGCCTCGCGCACCACGGTCATCGAGTGGCGCGGGCGATATGAGGAACGAGGGTTGGCCGGGCTCGGCGACAAGGAGCGCTCGGGCCGGCCGCGGGAGCTGGATCACCGCAAGATCGTGGCCGAGACTCTGATGCCGCCGCCGAAGAAGCTCGGGGTGACGCACTGGTCGAGCCGGCTGTTGGCGGATCGGTTGAAGGTCTCGGCTACGGCGATCCAGCGGGCCTGGAAGGCTTACGGGGTCAAGCCGTGGAAGGCGGAGTCGTTCCGGTTCTCCACCGACCCCGAGCTGGTCGGGAAGGTCACCGACATCTGCGGGCTCTACCTGGGCACCAACGAGGACGTCCCCGCTAACGCGATCGTGCTCAGCGTCGATGAGAAGTCCCAGATCCAGGCACTGGACCGCACCGTGCCGATCCTGCCGATGCAGGAAGGCCGCATCGAGCGGCGCTCACACGACTACTACCGCCACGGCACCACCACCCTGTTCGCTGCTCTCGAGATCGCCACCGGCCAGGTCACCGCGGCGCTCAAGCCCAAGCATCGCCATCAGGAGTTCCTCGCTTTCCTGCGCCAGCTCGAGCGGACCTACCGCCACGCTGTCGACGAGGAGACCGGGGAGCCGGTCGAGCTGCACCTGGTGATGGACAACTACGCCGCTCACAAGCACAAGAACGTCCGCGACTGGTTGGCTGACCATCCCCGCTTCAGGGTCCACTTCACCCCAACCCACGCCTCCTGGATGAACCTGGTCGAGGTCTGGTTCGGGCTGGTCGAGCGCCAAGCCGTCCGACGCGGGGTCTTCAAGTCCGTGCCCGACCTCAACGCCAAGCTCCGCGCCTACATCGAGGGCTGGAACAAGCGCGCCCACCCGTTCGTGTGGACCAAGACCGCCGACGAGATCCTCAAGAAGGCCAACCGTCCAACAACTTCAAATCCGCGCCACTAGTCTCCAACACACGCCGAGCAGCTAGGCCTTGCGTCCCTACGTCGTCCCTACGTGCGTCACCATCGATCGGAGGACACTCGGCATGACTTGCAACGGCGCCACGGACTCTGGTCACGACAAGGCGGGGCGTGCTCTCCGGGACCACGGCCACGAACTCGGGCGCGGTCGAGGGCATGGCGCCGGCGCCCCGCTCCTTCGTGATCCGCTTGGCGGAGGTCAGCAGCAGTAGATCGGTGCGCCGCGCCGTTGTCAGGTGAACTGCTGGTCGGCGCCGCCGGGAGTGCAGTGCATCGCGTCTCCGCACGGGCCAAAGGGGAAGGCGGGCGCGAAGGAGACGGCGAGGCCGTCGGCCAAGTGACGGGCCGTTGGCTGGCCCGAGAAAGACGGGGTCCCGTCGGGGCCGAACGTGGCCGGGACAAGTAGGCCACCGGGGGAGAGGGCGCGGGGCACTGCCAGAGCCTGCTGCCAGCGCCAGCAGATGGCATTGTCCGCGGTCCGTTACCTAGCAACGGCTTTCGGCACGGTGTCTGGCGCGCTAGAAGTGCGAAGGCGAGGACTGCTCCACCTAGATGTTCTGACCACGGACGTTAGGTACGGCGGGTCGGCTGGACCATGACGAAGACCTCCGGGTGAGGTGTGGAGCTACCACAGCAACCACATCCACCACGGAGGTCTTCATGACCCACGCTAACGCCACCCTCACCCCAGCCGGGCGACTGCGTCTGGCCCAGCTCGTCGTCGACCACGACTGGACCTACGCCCGTGCCGCCGAACGGTTCTCCGTCAGCATCACCACCGCCCGCCGCTGGGCCCTGCGTTACCGCGAATCCGGCAGGGCCGGCATGGTCGACCGGTCCTCACGACCGCACCGCTGCCCAAACCAGCTGCCCCGACGAACCGAGCGTCGGATCGTGAGCCTGCGAGTCACCCGGCGCTGGGGACCGGCCCGGATCGCCTACCACCTCGGGCAGAACCCCTCGACCGTCCACCAGGTCCTGCGCCGCTACGGCTGCCCACGGCTGAAGTGGACCGACCCCGCCACCGGCACCCGGATCAAGACCTCCTCGCGGGACAAGCGACGCTACGAGCACGCCGCACCGGGCGATCTGGTCCACGTCGACATCAAGAAGCTCGGCAAGATCCCCGACGGCGGCGGCTGGCGCGTCCACGGCCGCGGATCAGCCCAAGACCGCAGCGCCGGCGCCACACGCGACCGGGCCGCCCGCTCCGGTGCCACACCCTCGCGCGGCTACGTCTACCTCCACCACGCCGTAGACGACCACTCCCGGCTGGCCTACTCCGAGATCCTCACCGACGAACGCAAGGAGACCGCCGCAGGGTTCTGGCAACGCGCCCGCGCCTACTTCGCCGAGCACGGCATCGCGGTCAGCGCCGTCTTGACCGACAACGGCTCCTGCTACCGATCACGGCTCTGGGCCGCGACCCTGGGCCAGGACGTCAAACACCGCCGCACCCGCCCCTACCGGCCCCAGACCAACGGCAAGGTCGAACGCTTCAACCGCACCCTGCTCGAGGAATGGGCCTACGCCTGCGCCTACACCTCAGAAGCCGACCGCGCGTCCGCCTACCCGGAGTGGCTCCATCACTACAATCACCACCGCGGCCACACCAGCCTCAAAGGCAAGTCACCCATCGACCGCGTGCCCAACCTCCCCGGGCAGAACACCTAGAGCGCATACATGCATGTATGTATGTACAGTGTTCAACATGACCGCTGGCATGCAGGATCGACAGGTTCGGGCGGTCGCAACCCGCCGGCTGCTGCTGGACACCACGGTGGCTTGCTTGGCGGAGCTGGGGTACGCGGGGACCACTGGCCCTGCCGTGGCCGAGCGAGCTGGCTTGTCGCGAGGCGCTCAGCTCCACCACTTCGGCACGCGAGACCAGATGGTCGTGGCGGCGGTCGAGCATTTGGCTCAGCAACGTCTCACGCATGTTCAAGACAGTCTCGAGCTATGGATCGGAGACAGTCTGGCCCCCTCGGCTCAACCGACCAGAGCGGCAGCGCTGGCGGCCCTGGAGCTCCTCGCTGAGGCGTTGTCCGGGCCGCTGTACGGAGCCACGTTGGAGTTATGGGCCGCGGCACGCACCGACGAGGACCTTCGACGCCAGCTGGTTCCGGCGGAGGAGCGGGTGCACGCCGAGCTTCGGGAGGTATGTCGCGTCTGGATCACCACGGATCCGGTTCTGATCCAGTTGACGCTGGATCTCCTGTTAGGTCGAGGAGTGAGCGGGATGCTCGTCCCGCACCCTTCTAAGTGGCAGCGTGATGTCCTCGAACGCTGGATCGACACTGTCATGGCAGGCGGGGTAGCGGGATGAGTCGATTTGACGACCTGATCGCGACGTTTGCAGAGAAGTTCCGTCCTCCTGACGACGGGGCTCGCCTTGCCTCACACCACGCCAACTGTCTGGGCTGCGGTGAGGACAATCCGCATGGTCACCATCTCGAGGTGCGACGTGCGGGGGACGGCGTGGTCGCTGCGCACGCCTTCGACCGCCGGCACGAGGGCGCGCCGGGGATCGCTCATGGTGGGGCGTTGGCGACGGTCATCGACGACCTCTATGGATTCCTCCAGTACTTAGTTGGCGGCCCGGCGGTGACTCGACGCCTCGAGATCGAGTACCTGCAGCCTGTCCTCTTGGACGTCACCTATCGGTTGGAAGCCCACCTCACCGGTCGCGATGGGCGTCGACTTCAGGTTGAAGCCACCATCACCGACCCGGAGGGGCAGAGGGTGCTCACCTCGACCGCCATGTTCGTGCTCGTTGACGTCGCCCACTTCGCTGCTGCGTACGCACGGACCCTGGAGAGCGCCATCACCAAGACCGCCGAGGAGACCGGCGGTCCGAGAGGCGTTGAGAGAGAGCCGAGGCCGTGATCGTTCAGCGAGCAGAGGTTGACTGCTACCGATCACCGTCCGACACGCAGGCTCGGATGCGAAAGACGGCTTCATGACTACTAGTCATGCCGCCGCACAGGTGTCGCCCTACCCGCATCGGATCGGTGGGCACTGTGGGTCCG
The Nocardioides marinisabuli genome window above contains:
- a CDS encoding TetR/AcrR family transcriptional regulator — translated: MTAGMQDRQVRAVATRRLLLDTTVACLAELGYAGTTGPAVAERAGLSRGAQLHHFGTRDQMVVAAVEHLAQQRLTHVQDSLELWIGDSLAPSAQPTRAAALAALELLAEALSGPLYGATLELWAAARTDEDLRRQLVPAEERVHAELREVCRVWITTDPVLIQLTLDLLLGRGVSGMLVPHPSKWQRDVLERWIDTVMAGGVAG
- a CDS encoding PaaI family thioesterase, which codes for MSRFDDLIATFAEKFRPPDDGARLASHHANCLGCGEDNPHGHHLEVRRAGDGVVAAHAFDRRHEGAPGIAHGGALATVIDDLYGFLQYLVGGPAVTRRLEIEYLQPVLLDVTYRLEAHLTGRDGRRLQVEATITDPEGQRVLTSTAMFVLVDVAHFAAAYARTLESAITKTAEETGGPRGVEREPRP
- a CDS encoding IS630 family transposase; the encoded protein is MANHPAPALALRDGDREELDAWLRSRSVSAGLAKRARMILLAADGVANQEIADRVGASRTTVIEWRGRYEERGLAGLGDKERSGRPRELDHRKIVAETLMPPPKKLGVTHWSSRLLADRLKVSATAIQRAWKAYGVKPWKAESFRFSTDPELVGKVTDICGLYLGTNEDVPANAIVLSVDEKSQIQALDRTVPILPMQEGRIERRSHDYYRHGTTTLFAALEIATGQVTAALKPKHRHQEFLAFLRQLERTYRHAVDEETGEPVELHLVMDNYAAHKHKNVRDWLADHPRFRVHFTPTHASWMNLVEVWFGLVERQAVRRGVFKSVPDLNAKLRAYIEGWNKRAHPFVWTKTADEILKKANRPTTSNPRH
- a CDS encoding IS481 family transposase, encoding MTHANATLTPAGRLRLAQLVVDHDWTYARAAERFSVSITTARRWALRYRESGRAGMVDRSSRPHRCPNQLPRRTERRIVSLRVTRRWGPARIAYHLGQNPSTVHQVLRRYGCPRLKWTDPATGTRIKTSSRDKRRYEHAAPGDLVHVDIKKLGKIPDGGGWRVHGRGSAQDRSAGATRDRAARSGATPSRGYVYLHHAVDDHSRLAYSEILTDERKETAAGFWQRARAYFAEHGIAVSAVLTDNGSCYRSRLWAATLGQDVKHRRTRPYRPQTNGKVERFNRTLLEEWAYACAYTSEADRASAYPEWLHHYNHHRGHTSLKGKSPIDRVPNLPGQNT